Within the Gemmatimonadales bacterium genome, the region ACCGGTCATCGACGGCGCCTTCAGCCAAAACTCCCTCGGTCTCGGCGCCTACACGATGGTCAACGAGCTGCTCTACGCCGAAGTCTCGGTGTACCGCTCTGCGATTCAGGGGCAGGCGGCCCCCGACGCGGCGAGCGGAGCGATCAGCGGTGTCGCACCCTACTGGCGGCTTGCCCTCCAGAAGGACTTTGGCGAGAAGTACCTCATGCTCGGGACCTTCGGGATGTACGCCAGCGTGTATCCGGACGTGCTGAGCGGCCCCACCAACGCCTATACCGACATCGGGGTGGATGCCCAGTTCGAGACTCCGCTGGGGAAGGGCAACCTGGTTGCGCGGGGCAGCTACATCCACGAGGCCCAGACCCTCGACGCGTACGTCGAGTCCGGCGATGCCACTACCGCCAGTAACAATCTCTCGACCTTCAAGCTCAACGCGACCTACTATCCCAGCCAGAAGATCGGGCTCACGGCGGGGTACTTCTCGACGACGGGGTCGACCGACCCGGCGCTCTATCCCGCCGATCCGGTGGAGGGCAGCGCGAACGGCAGTCCGAAGACGGACGGGTTTATCGGTGAGTTCGACTACAACCCGTGGGAGAACACCCGGCTGGGATTGCAGTACACGGGATATGGCAACTTCAACGGGGGCAGCACCAACTACGATGGCTCGGGGCGGGACGCGTCAGGCAACGACACGCTCTTTCTCTTCGTGTGGCTGGCCTTCTAGTACCGGGCCGACATGCCTGGTCTGACAAGGTGGCGGGAATATATTCCCGCCACCTTTTGTTTCAGGGCTCCTTCAGAGCGCCGGCGCAACGGTCGGAGGCACACCAAGTCACACGGGTCGACCTTCCAGTCCCAGCCGCCTGACCATCGCGGCGAACCGGGGTGCTGCACGCAGCGCGGCAAATACCGGCCGGACATTCAGCCACACCAGGTCCGTTGCGCGAATCTCGGCGGCCGTCTCGAGCGCGGTCAACGCCCCCTCGGTGTTTCCCGTTCCCAGTTCCGCCACGGCCGTCAGCACCGGCGACAGGTACCCTTCCCGCGACCGCCGCGCCAACTCCTCCACCAGCGGTGCGGCGCCGGCGCCGTTGCCTGACCGCGCCATCGCGTGGGCCTGGAAGGCGAGCACTTCAGAGCTCCCGCCGGTCAGACCCGCGGCCCGGTCAAACGATGCGACCGCTGCCGCAATGTCCTCCGCCGCCAGTTGTGCCTGCCCCAAAAAGAGGTACCCGGGACCGAAGGCTGGCTCCAGCTTCAGCGCCTCCTCCTGCTGCCGGATCGCTGCCTCCGGATGCCCGCTGAACAGCGCGATCTGTCCGAGGCTGCTGGCGACCGCAGGAGAGAGGGGATCAGAGGCCTTGGCGCGCTCGAGTTCGGCGCGAGCGTCCGCCGCCCTGCCGAGCGGGGCGAGGAGGTGCATGGCGTACCACTGGCGCGCCGTGGCGTATCCCGGCTGCCGGTCGATGGCGGTCACGAAGTCCTGCTCCGCCGACTCCCAGTTCCAGTCGTACATGGCGTAGACGGAGCCGCGTGCAGCGAGCGCTGCGCCAAGGTGTGGCGAGAGTGCCAGGGCACGGTCGGCTGCCTCCCGTGCTGCCGTCATCGCGATCCGCGGTTCCTCCACGCCATAGACGGCCTGCAGCACCCGGGCCTCGGCGACGCCGGCGTGTGCGAGCGCGAATTGCGGATCGAGCACCGTGGATACGGCGAACCGCTCCAGGCTTTCCGCGATCGAGGCACCGGTACGCCGATTGAGCGACTGGCGGCCGAGGAGATACTCGCGATGCGACTCCACATCGGCCGTGAGCGGTGTCACCATCGTGGAGAGCGGCACCGCCATCTTGACTTCGAGGGCCTCGACCACGGCGCGCGCAATGCGATCCTCGATGTCGAACACTTCCGCCATGCCCGCGTCAAACCGCTGCGACCAGATCTGGAACCCGTCGAGTCCGTTGATCAGCTGTACCGCCACTCGCATCCGCTCTCCGGCGACCCGGACGCTTCCCTCCAGAACCGACTCGACCCCCAGCCGGCTCGCCTTGGCACGGACGTCCAGTCCCGGGTCGCGCACCGCAAACGCAGAGGTCCGGGACGCCACCCGCAGGGCAGGCACCTTGGAGAGCGCATCGAGAATTTCTTCCGCGATGCCGTCGCAGAGATAGCCGTGGTCCTGCTGCGGGCTCAGGTCGGCAAAGGGCAGCACGGCAATCGTCCGACCGGTGGCGGGGACGGCGAATTCCACCGGCGTGGTCCGCAGCGCGCCCGGCTCCTCGATGGCCTGTCGGAGTCCCTCCTCGAACTGCAGCGCGGTGGGACGCTCCGCGGGGCCCTTGGCCAGGCTGCGGCGCAGCACGGCGAGGACCCCTTCGGGGGCGTCGGGTCGGTCGGGGGAGGGAATGGCGGCGGTGGAGTGGCGGGCCAGCACGGCGACCGGCGTCGGTCCATCGTACGGGGGCTTTCCCGCCAGCATCTCATAGAGCACGCAGCCGAGCGAATAGACGTCCGCCGCGGCGCGGGTCTCGCCAAAGGCCTGGTCGGGGCTCATGTAGGTGGGCGTGCCGAGCACAAGACCGGGTTCCGTGAGGCGGGCGTTGATGGACTCGGCATTCTCGTCACCATTCGCCAGCGCCACGCCGAAGTCGGTGACCACTGCCTCACCGCCGGGGAGCATGATGTTTTCCGGCTTGATGTCACGGTGGATCACGCCATGCTGGTGTGCGTACGCGAGGGCCCGGGCGACGTCGCGGGCGATCCCGACCGCCTCACGGACGGGGAGGCGGGGATGCTGCTCCAGCCGCTGTCGCAACGTCTCGGCGTCGACAAACGGCATCACATAGTAGAGAAGCCCGCCGGCCTCCCCGGAGTCGAAGACCGCCACGATGCGGGGGTGGGCCAGGCGGGCCGCCATCCTGATTTCCTGCAGAAAACGGTCCCGGCCGAGCATGGCACTGAGGGCCGGCCGCATGACCTTGATGGCCACCGTACGGTCATGCCGCAGGTCGATGGCCCGGAAGACGACCGCCATGCCGCCACGCCCAAGCTCGCCCTCGATCCGGTACACGTCGGCGAGGTCCGCCCGGACAGCCTCGTAGGCGTCGGTCACTTCGCGGGACTGCAGAGCGGGGAGG harbors:
- a CDS encoding protein kinase gives rise to the protein MTDAYEAVRADLADVYRIEGELGRGGMAVVFRAIDLRHDRTVAIKVMRPALSAMLGRDRFLQEIRMAARLAHPRIVAVFDSGEAGGLLYYVMPFVDAETLRQRLEQHPRLPVREAVGIARDVARALAYAHQHGVIHRDIKPENIMLPGGEAVVTDFGVALANGDENAESINARLTEPGLVLGTPTYMSPDQAFGETRAAADVYSLGCVLYEMLAGKPPYDGPTPVAVLARHSTAAIPSPDRPDAPEGVLAVLRRSLAKGPAERPTALQFEEGLRQAIEEPGALRTTPVEFAVPATGRTIAVLPFADLSPQQDHGYLCDGIAEEILDALSKVPALRVASRTSAFAVRDPGLDVRAKASRLGVESVLEGSVRVAGERMRVAVQLINGLDGFQIWSQRFDAGMAEVFDIEDRIARAVVEALEVKMAVPLSTMVTPLTADVESHREYLLGRQSLNRRTGASIAESLERFAVSTVLDPQFALAHAGVAEARVLQAVYGVEEPRIAMTAAREAADRALALSPHLGAALAARGSVYAMYDWNWESAEQDFVTAIDRQPGYATARQWYAMHLLAPLGRAADARAELERAKASDPLSPAVASSLGQIALFSGHPEAAIRQQEEALKLEPAFGPGYLFLGQAQLAAEDIAAAVASFDRAAGLTGGSSEVLAFQAHAMARSGNGAGAAPLVEELARRSREGYLSPVLTAVAELGTGNTEGALTALETAAEIRATDLVWLNVRPVFAALRAAPRFAAMVRRLGLEGRPV